The genomic DNA GGTCCCGGCGGCAAGGCCCTCATCAGCGAGGAGCTGTGCGTCGGCTGCGGCATCTGCGTGAACAAGTGCCCATTCGACGCGATCCACATCATCAACCTCCCCGAGCGGCTCGACCATGACCTCATGCACCGCTACGGGGAGAACGGCTTCACCCTCTTCCGTCTCCCCGTGCCCCGCGCGGGCGAGGTCGTCGGCCTCCTCGGTCCGAACGGCATCGGCAAGTCGACGACGATCAAGATCCTCTCCGGCCAGGAGATCCCGAACCTCGGCGACCACGAGCACGCGCCGTCGTGGGAGCCGGCGCTCAAGCGCTACGCGGGGACGGAGCTCGGCGACTATCTCGCGCGCGTCGCGAAGGGCGAGATCAGGTCCGTCGTGAAGCCGCAGTACGTCGACCTGATCCCCAAAGCCGTGACGGGCGTCGTGCGCGACCTCCTCAAGTCCGCGGCGGGCGCCGCCGGGATGCACCGCTTCGACGAGATCGTCGAGGCCTTCGACCTCGGGGGCGTGCTCGACCGCGAGATCTCCAAGCTCTCGGGCGGCGAGCTGCAGCGCACCGCGATCGCGGGCGCGCTCATCCGCGAGGCGGACGTCTACTTCATCGACGAGCCCTCGTCGTACCTCGACATCCACCAGCGCCTCCGCATCGCGCGCTACATCCGCAAGCTCGCGGAGGAGCGCGGCAAGGCGGTCGTCGTGATCGAGCACGACATGGCGGTGCTCGACTTCCTTGCGGACAACGTCCACATCCTCTACGGGAAGGAGGGCGCGTACGGCGTCGTCGCGCTCCCGCGGCCCGTGCGCACCGCGATCAACGTGTACCTGGGCGGCTACATGAAGGAGGAGAACGTCCGCTTCCGCGACACGGTGATCGAGTTCGAGGAGCACCCGCCCCGCCACGAGTGGAGGGGTTCCCCGGTCGTCGAGTTCCCGCCGCTCGAGAAGACCCAGGGGGCCTTCACGCTCGCGACGGGCGAGGGCGGCATCAAGCAGGGCGAGGTCGTCGGCATCGTGGGCCCGAACGGCACGGGCAAGACGACGTTCGTCAAGATGCTCGCGGGCGTCGAGAAGCCCACGAAGGGCGAGGTCGAGACGACCGCGAAGGTCGCCTACAAGCCGCAGTATCTCAAGAGCGACTTCAACGACACCGTCCAGAACCTCTTCTTCACGAAGCTCGGCGGCGCGTACGACACGAGCTTCTTCCAGAACGAGATCGTGCACCCGCTCGGCATCAAGCGGCTCGAGAACAAGATCGTCTCGCAGCTTTCCGGCGGCGAGCTGCAGCGCGTCGCGATCGCGCTCGCCCTCGCGCAGGAAGCCGAGCTCTACCTCATCGACGAGCCGTCGGCCTACCTCGACGTCGACCAGCGCATGATCGCCGCGAAGGTGATCCGCCGCGTCATGGAGAACCGCGGGCGGAGCGCGCTCGTCGTCGACCACGACGTCTACTTCATGGACGTCATCGCGGACTCCATCATGGTCTTCGGCGGCGAACCCGGAAAGGCGGGCCGCGGCGACGGGCCGTTCTCGCTCCACGAAGGCATGAACAAGTTCCTCGCGAACGTCGGCATCACCTTCCGCCGCGACCGCGAGACCCTCCGGCCGCGCGTCAACAAGGAAGGCTCGCGTCTCGACCGCGAGCAGCGCGCCCAGGGCGAGTACTACTACGCCGTCGCGGATTGAGCCGATCAAGGCCCGCGCCACAGCGGATTTATAGAGGCCACGCCGGTCCCGCGTCGATGCTCCCCCGCGCGGTCACGCTCCTTGCCGCGTTCGCGGTCCTCGCCGCAGGCTGCCTCGGCGCGCCAAAGCCCGCGGCCCTCAACGACACGGCCGGCGACGCGCCGTGGGACCCGGCGCCGCCGCCCTCGGGGCCCACGCTCCCGACGACGCCAACGTCCCCGCCCGCGCTTTCGCGCGCGGCCCCGGCGCTTGCATGCCGCTTCGCGCCGTGCGAGGTCGAGGCGCTCGCGATGGGCGCCGAGCCGTGGGTCGCGATCAACCCCGCGAACCCCGACCACGCGGTCGTCGCCGCGATGAGCTTCCACCGCGGCCCCGCGGACGGGAGCGCGGGCGTCGCGCACCCATGGCTTGCGGCCGCGGTCACGCGCGACGGCGGGGCGACGTGGATGACGTCCGTTCCGCCCGGCGGGCCCAACGCGCCGGCGTCTTCGTTCGCGTCGTACGATTTCGCGGCCGACACGATGGTCGCGTTCGCGAACGACGGGAGCGTCGTCCTCGCGAGCCTCGTGGGCCGCGCGAACCCGACGCTTTGCGTCGTACCCGCGTGGCAGTGCGCGAACGCGCCCGTCTTCGCGAACGCGCTCGACCTCGTGGTGTGGCGCTCGTCGGACGGCGGCGTCACCTGGAAGGAAGGCGCCGTCGTCGACCGCGGTGTCGGGTTCTTCACGCTCACGCCGCAGGGCAAGGGCCCGCTCGGCGGCTACAACGACCGCGAGACGATCGCGGTCGACCCCGCGACCGGAACGATCCACCTCATCTGGTCCCACATCTCGAACATGGCCTACGACGTCCGCGCCGCGCGCTCGACCGACCACGGCGCGACGTGGAGCGAGCCGGCCACGATTGCGACCGGTCACTACGGCGTCACGGCCGCCGCCCTCGACAACGTCGTGCTCCTCACCTTCCGCAACACGCGCACGGGCGACCACGCGCTCCTGCGCAGCGCCGACGGCGGCGCGACGTGGTCAGGGCCCGCGAACCTCGGCCCGTCCGGCCCGCCGACCCAGCAGCCCGTCCCCGTCGCGCTCTGGCGCTCGGGAACCGCGCTCCACGCGGTCCTTGCGCAAAGCGTCGGCGGCGGGAACGAGGACCTTGTGGTGCGCGCAAGCCGCGACGGCGGCCTCACCTGGGGCGACCCGGTCCCCGCGCCCGTCTCCGGCGCGACGGAGCGCCGGCTCCCCGCGCTCGCCGTGGACCCCGCCACGGGCCTCGGCGTCCTCGCGACCTATCGCGGCGCCGACGCCCCGGAGAAGATGGCGCTCTGGGTCGTGCCGCTCATCGACGGCTTCCCCGGCGGAAACGCCTTCCAGGTCTCCAACCGCACGGCCGATCCCGGGGCGGCGTTCGACTACATGGGCGTCGCCGCGAGCCCGCAGGGCGGCCTCGTCGCCTGGGGCGTGAGGGCCGATTCGGGGGCCATCGCGACGGCGACCGCAGCCCTTGCGTGGTCGGATGCCTAGCCCCCGATGCACTTAACTAGGGGAACCCCGATGGGGGCTCAATCGCCTTAGGTTGGGCTATCCATGGCCGACGTTCAAAAGTCTCCCGTCGCGCAGAAGGGCGGCATCTACGCCCTCAAGACCACGATCAACCAGGAGAAGACCGTGGCCCAGATGCTCACCGGCAAGGCCATGCGCAACAAGACGGGCATCCTC from Candidatus Thermoplasmatota archaeon includes the following:
- a CDS encoding ribosome biogenesis/translation initiation ATPase RLI, encoding MRIAIVEKDRCQPKKCQYECINFCPVVRQGITECITDKGPGGKALISEELCVGCGICVNKCPFDAIHIINLPERLDHDLMHRYGENGFTLFRLPVPRAGEVVGLLGPNGIGKSTTIKILSGQEIPNLGDHEHAPSWEPALKRYAGTELGDYLARVAKGEIRSVVKPQYVDLIPKAVTGVVRDLLKSAAGAAGMHRFDEIVEAFDLGGVLDREISKLSGGELQRTAIAGALIREADVYFIDEPSSYLDIHQRLRIARYIRKLAEERGKAVVVIEHDMAVLDFLADNVHILYGKEGAYGVVALPRPVRTAINVYLGGYMKEENVRFRDTVIEFEEHPPRHEWRGSPVVEFPPLEKTQGAFTLATGEGGIKQGEVVGIVGPNGTGKTTFVKMLAGVEKPTKGEVETTAKVAYKPQYLKSDFNDTVQNLFFTKLGGAYDTSFFQNEIVHPLGIKRLENKIVSQLSGGELQRVAIALALAQEAELYLIDEPSAYLDVDQRMIAAKVIRRVMENRGRSALVVDHDVYFMDVIADSIMVFGGEPGKAGRGDGPFSLHEGMNKFLANVGITFRRDRETLRPRVNKEGSRLDREQRAQGEYYYAVAD
- a CDS encoding sialidase family protein, which produces MLPRAVTLLAAFAVLAAGCLGAPKPAALNDTAGDAPWDPAPPPSGPTLPTTPTSPPALSRAAPALACRFAPCEVEALAMGAEPWVAINPANPDHAVVAAMSFHRGPADGSAGVAHPWLAAAVTRDGGATWMTSVPPGGPNAPASSFASYDFAADTMVAFANDGSVVLASLVGRANPTLCVVPAWQCANAPVFANALDLVVWRSSDGGVTWKEGAVVDRGVGFFTLTPQGKGPLGGYNDRETIAVDPATGTIHLIWSHISNMAYDVRAARSTDHGATWSEPATIATGHYGVTAAALDNVVLLTFRNTRTGDHALLRSADGGATWSGPANLGPSGPPTQQPVPVALWRSGTALHAVLAQSVGGGNEDLVVRASRDGGLTWGDPVPAPVSGATERRLPALAVDPATGLGVLATYRGADAPEKMALWVVPLIDGFPGGNAFQVSNRTADPGAAFDYMGVAASPQGGLVAWGVRADSGAIATATAALAWSDA